The genomic segment CTACCCGCGCAAGAAGCCGGAAGAGCGGGTGCCGTACTGCGGGGCGAATCCGCTGGCGGACATGTTCGCCGAGGAATCGCTGCGGCTGCTCTCGCGGTCGTTCGTCGCCGCGGTGACGGACGGCTCGAATCTCCAGGCGCGCGAGGACATGGCGCTGGCGGCCACGTTCGCCGGACTGGGGTTCGGCAACGCGGGCGTGCACATCCCGCACGCGAACGCGTACCCGATCGCCGGGCAGGTGCGGGAGTTCCACCCGGACGGCTACCCGGGGGACGAAGCGATGGTGCCGCACGGGATGGCGGTGGCGCTGACCGCGCCGGCGGCCTTCCGGTTCACCTTCTCCGCCGCGCCGGACCGGCACCTGCGGGTGGCGCGGTTGCTGGCGCCGGAGTTCGAGTGGCCGGGCGACGCCGAAGAGCACCTGCCCGCCGTGCTGCGCGACCTGATGCGGCGCATCGGCATCCCGAACGGGATCGGCGCGGTGGGTTACTCGGAGTCCGATGTGGACTCGCTGGTCTCGGGAACGGTGAAGCAGCAGCGGTTGCTGGCCACAGCACCCCGTGAGCCGTCGGAGGAGGACCTGGCCGGGATCCTGCGGGGGTCGGTGGAGCTGTGGTGAGCGAGTACCCCTTCGTGCAGTCGGTTCCGCTGCGGTGGAAGGACAACGACGTCTACGGGCACGTCAACAACGTGGTGCACTACTCGCTGATGGACACGGTGATCAACACCTGGCTGATCGAGCAGGGCGGCCTCGACATCGAGCACGGCGCGGTGATCGGGCTGTGCGTGGAGTCGCACTGCAACTACCGGGGCTCGGTGTCCTTCCCCGGTTCGCTGGAGGTGGGCCTGCGCGTGGGGCACCTGGGGCGGTCGAGCGTGCGCTACGAGATCGGCATGTTCTCCGGGGCCGGTGAGCTGATCGCGGAGGGTCACTTCGTGCACGTGTTCGTCGACCGGGAGTCGAGGCGCCCGGTGGAGGTCGATGGCAGCCTCCGCAAATCGCTGGAAGCCTTGATCACCGCTGTGTGAGGATCGGCGCATGAGCTTCTCGTCGACCGGCCGCGTGGCCACCCCGGTGCTGGACATCGCCTACGAACAGGCGGGCGATCCCGGTGGGACGCCGGTGGTCCTGCTCCACGGCTTCCCCTATGACGTCCGTGCCTACGACGAGGTCGCCGGGGTGCTGGCCGAACGCGGTGCGTTCGTGGTGGCGCCCTACCTGCGCGGCTTCGGCGGGACGAGCTTCCGCGACCCCGCGACCGTCCGGTCCGGACAGCAGGGCGCGCTGGCGCAGGACCTCCTGGACCTGCTCGACGGGCTCGGCATCGAGAAGGCCGTGGTCGCCGGGTACGACTGGGGTGGCCGCGCGGCGTGCATCGCCGCCGCGCTGTGGCCGGAGCGGGTCGCCGGACTGGTCAGTGTGGACGGTTACAACGTGCAGAACCTCGCCTACGCCGGCGAACCCGCACCGCCCGAGTGGGAGAGCACCTACTGGTACCAGTACTACTTCCACTCCGAGCGCGGCAGGCGCGGACTCGAGCGCAACCGCGAGGAGTTGTGCGGGCTGCTGTGGCGGCAGTGGTCCCCGGAGTGGACCGGCGCGGCGGAGGCTTTCCCCGCCAGCGCGCCGAGCCTGCACAACCCGGACTTCGTCGACGTGGTGATCCACTCCTACCGCCACCGCTACGGCCTCGCCGACGGCGATCCCCGCTACCAGGACATCGAAGACCGCCTGGCCGCGGAACCGCCGATCACCGTGCCGTCCGTGGTACTGGAAAGCGGCGCGGACGGCATCGGCGGCCCCAGCGCGGCGGAGGACCGCGAGTACTTCACCGGCGCCTACACCCACCGCCTGCTGCCGGGCATCGGCCACAACGTCCCGCAAGAATCCCCCCACCCCTTCGCCGACGCCGTAACCACCCTGCTGCCCTGACCAACCGAGGCGGCTCAATGCTATGAGTGGGGCATTACTTGCATTCAACGCAAGTAATGCCCCACTCATAGCATTCGGCAGAGCGGCCACCCCCCAGCCCCGCCCCGCCAGCCCGCCCCCCAGCGCAACCGCCGCCCGGCCCGCAGAGCACCCGCCCAGCCACGCCCCCTCAGCGCAACCGCCGCCTGGGGCACCCAACAGGGGAACCGCCCAGACCCCCCACCCCGGTCCACAGCCAAAAACACGGCGAATACCTCGATGTCAAGGCATCCTTCCCGCCTTGACATCGAGGTATTCGCCGTAGTCACAATCAAAAACCGGGGCGGGCCCCAACACCACCTACGACCGCCAAGTATCGTTCAGCCCCAGCGCACACCCCGTAGCCGTAGCCGCCCGATTCGCCCCCGATTCCCAGGTGACCGCGCCGCCTTCCTTGCGCAGGTACTTGTACTGGAACGCGGTCCCCTTCGGCACCCCGACCGTAGCCGTCCACAGTGGATAGCTCGCCGAGGACAGCGGCACGGCGTTCGCCGGGTTCCACGAGCCCAGTTCCGGCCGGTCACCGACGACGAAGAGGCTCTGGCCCCAGGTGGTCGTCGCGTGGACCGAGAAGTTGGCCGAGGCGTTGGCGCACCCGTTCGCGTACCGCTGTTTGACCACCGACGGCGTCTCCACCGGCGCGCCCGCGTCGATCGAGTGCGCGAGCCGGACGAACTGGGCCATCGACCAGGCCAGCGGCGTCGCCGAGCCGGTGCCTTCGCCGAAGGTGAAGCCGCCGGTGCTCGCCCGGTCCCACACCTGTTCGGGGATCAGGTAACCCGGGTTGGCCGCGGCCGCCATGGTGGTCAGGTGGGTGGTCGCCGACCGGCCGTTGGCGAGTTCGTACTCCCCGCGCTCGCCGGTGAGCAGCGGCCACAACCGGCCGACACCGGCGCCGGTGTACGGGCCGCCGGAGGCGGTTTCGCCGTAGCCGTCGTGGTTGTACCGGTACCACATCGGCCCGTTCGGCGTGGTCACCTTGAGCGTCGAGTCCACCTCGGGCAGCGAAGCCGCGACATCCGGATCGGCCGGGGGCTTCACGCCGAGGCGCACCAGCTCCAGGAAGCCGGCGTCGATGATCGACCGTTCGTCGTGGTTGCCGCCGCCGTTCTGAATGAAGATGTTCTGGCCGTCGTTCGGATTGCCGTTGCCGTCGATGCGCTCGAAGTACCGGCCGTCGCCGAGCGGGCCGGAGGTGGTGAAGGTCCAGCCGCTCACCTGCGCCTGCCACTGGTCGGCGGTGGTGCGGTAGGTGTTCGCGCTCGCGGTGTCGCCGTTGCGCTCGGCGATGTCGGCGGCGCAGATCAGCCCGGCGATCTCCGCGGCGATGGTGGACGGCGAGTAGCCGCCGTTCTCCTCCCAGCGTTCCTGCGGGGTCGAGGGTCCGCGTGAGACCAGGAAGTCCGCCGACTTCTTCACCTTCGCCCACATCGCCGCGTCGAACCGGTTCAGCTGCCACACCAGCACGATCGGGAAGGCGACCTCGTCGAGTTGCAGGCTGGTCCAGCAGTTCGTGCCGTCGAGGCGGGTGTTCTGCGGGAAGGAGCCGTCCGGACGCTGCTGGACGTTGAACAGGTAGTCGGCCGAGCGGTTCGCCGCCGCGGTGTCTCCGGCGGCGATCTGCGCGGTGGAGACCTGGTACAGGTCGCGCGACCAGACGGCGTGGTAGCCGCAGTCGCCGGTGCCGTTCCCGTCCTTCGCCTCGCCCCAGGGGTTCGTCAGCGAAGCCACGTTCGCGCCGAGGTAGGTCTTGTCCTCGTGGGCTTTCAGCGTCATCAGCGCCACGTTGTACTGCGTGGTCAGCCCGCCACCGGTGATCGAGCCGGGTACCGCGTCCAAAGAGGACAGATAGGCGTTCCAGCCGGAGCGGTAGGCGGTGTCGGCGGCGGCGAAGCCACCGGCCAGTGACGCCGAAGCGTTCGCCGAGGCGGCGCCGCGGTTGTCACCGAAGCCCAGCGCCAAGGTGAAGGTGGTGTCCGTACCGACCGGAATTTGGCCCAGCTGCACCAGGTTCCCGGGAGTGGAGGCGGAGTCGTACTGCGTGTCGAGCGCGTGGTTGCCGCTGAGGTCGACATAGCCGTCGCTCGCGCTGCCGCTGTACCCGCTGGTCAGCTTGGTGAAGCCGGTGGAGGCGGCCAGCGCGCTGGACACCGGGCCGTCGGAGGCGACCAGCTGACCGCCGGAGGTCGCGCCGGTGTCACCCATGCCGCTGTTGTTCAGCGACGGGTTGTAGAGCGCGTAGAGCTGCAGCGGCCCGCCGCTGAGCACCTCGAACCGGGTCTGGACCAGCACCGTCGCCCTGGCCGGGTCGGCGGTGTGCGTCTTGGTGATCCGGTAGCGGCCGTTGGCCGCGGTGTTGACCTGGCGGTAGCTCAGCGAGCGTGGATCGGTGAGCACCACCTGTTTGGTGGTGTGGTCGCGTTCCAACTGGGTGAAACCGGCGCCGTCGGACACGACGTACTGCAGGTCCTGGACGTTGGCCACGTCCACGGTCGGGTAGTAGACCTCGTGGCTGATGCCCTGGCCGAGGGTGAACCAGACCTTCGAGGCGGTGGTGGCCGAGGTGCCGAAACCCTCCTTGCCACCGGTGGTCCAGGCCGCGCCGGTGCCCGGCGCGCCGGGTGCCTCGGCGGCCGCCGAAGCGGCGTGCGCGGGTAGTGCGAGCAGGGAAAAGGACAGCAGGGTGGCAGCTGTCCGCATGCGCGAACGGGTCATCGCGGGGGTCCTTCCCACAGGCGTCGTCGACAGCAGGAATTTGTTGTTCGTCGCAACATATTCGGCGGCGGTCCCGGGCGACAGGGCCGATCGGGGTAACCGGACCACGGCCGCCACTGGTCCGCTCGGTAGCTCTTTCCATTGGACGGATCACCGGAAAGCGTCAATGATCAGCCCCGAACGGCGGTATGAACGCCGGACCCAATTCATTTCGTGCACCCGTTTTCCGATCGTGACGAACGCTCTCTATATTTGATCGCTACTACTCGTCGAGCAAAGGGCGAAGATGCCTAGTGAGCCGACCCGCCTGGCCGGAATGCGGCCGATCACCGTGGGGCTCATCGAAAAGTGCCTGGCCCGTCCCGGTGGGCAGAGCTGGGGCAGTCCGCTGGTGGTCGCGCTCGGCGCGCGCGGCACCGGGAAGACCGCGCTGCTGCGGGAAATCTCGGACCGCTGCGCGGACGTGCCGCACGCCCAGGTCGATTTCGAGAAAGAGGACTGGGGCAACATCGAGCCCAGGGAACTGCTCGGCCACCTCGCCTTCGAGCTGAGCAGGCATTGGCGCCAGTTCGGCCGGATCGCATTTCCCCGGTTGTGGCTGTGCATGCTCGTGGTGGGCTCGCCGGTGGAAATCGGCGACCGGCGCCTCGCCCTGCGGAAATTGCGCGAGGTGCTGGCGCAAAACCAGCCGCTGGAGCAGAACCGCGAGGCCGTGGTCGACGTGGTCCGGCTGGCGGGCGGCATCGGCGGGCAGAGCACGCCGGGCTGGCCCGAGGCCACCGACCTCCTGCTGCGCGGCCTGAGCTGGTACGACCGCAGGCGCCTGCTCGGCAAGATCAAGGGCCTGCCCGCCAGTTCCGGCAGCCGCGAGGACTTCCTGATCGAGATCGCCCGCTGGGCCCAGGGCGACGAGGACGACCGCTCCGCCGCCGACGCCACCTTCTGCGACGCCTTCCTCGCCGACCTCCGCCGCGCCTACTCCGGGGTCAACCGCGCCCGCCGCACGCTGAACGCGGCCGTGCTGCTGGACAACACGCACACCCCTGGCGGGCAGGCGTTCCTCCGCGTGCTCGCCGAAGCCCGCCGCCGCGCCGGGCCCGAGCACGACCCGCTCGCCGTGTTCGCCACCAGCCGCGGCTGGAACCCCGACTGGAACGAGAGCTGGCACCCGCCGACCGCGTCCGGGGTGGACGAGCCGGAGCGCCGCCGCCCGTCGACCGAGCGGACCAACGGGCTGTCGTGGCCGCGCCCGCGCACGGCGTCCGATGTGGACGATGACTGGGCAGGCCCCGCGCCGGCGCACGGCCGCTGGTGGCCGTGGTACCTGATCGAGCTCGGCACGCTGTCCCAGGACGACACCGTGGACCTGGCGGTGGTGCACGACATCCACCCGACCTCGCGGCTGCCCGGCTTCGTGCACCGGCTCACCGACGGGCACCCCGGCGCGACCACCGAGGTGCTCGACCTCATCGCGCGCACCTACGACCGGTCGAACCCGACCTCGCTGCGCTCGGTGTTCCACCTGGAGTTCCCGCGGCTGCGCGAGTACCTGCTGCAGGACTTCCCGGCGTCCAGCCGCGAGGACCTGATCACCGCGAGCGCCGCGCAGGACGTGGAAATCCTGTTCCACCGCGAAATCCTCTCGCTGCAGATGCCCGCGGGCGAAGGCGCGTTGTTCAAGACGCTGAGCGACAACCTCTGGCTCTGCGCGGAACCCGGCGAGGGGCGCTACGCCCTGCACCCGCTGTTGCGGCGCGTACTGCTGGGCGAACTGGCCGCGCGCGAGGACGACCACGACCTGAACTGGGACCGCGTGCACACCCTGTGCCGCGACTTCTACGAGCGCAACGGCCGGGCGGTCTCCGCGCGGTACCACGACCTGGCGCTGGGCAACGTCGCCGACGCGGTGGGCCACCTGCGCAAGCCGTTCGACGGGGAACTCGACGTGCGGCAGGCACAGGCGTGGCTGGCCGAGCTGGACCAGATCACCGCCGCGCCGAACCGGCTGGACAAGACCGCCGAGCCGTACGACCAGGTGCAGGCGCACGCCGGGCAGTGGGCCGACGAACTGGACAGCACGCTCGCCTGGCTGCTCGTCTCGCTCTGGCTCGCCCGCGACCCGCTCGGCGATCCCGGCGGCACGCTCGACAGCACCATCGAAAGCAGTTTCCACCACCTGGCCCAGGGCAGGGGCCGCGGCTCGATGCTCCTGCACGAACGCGCGGAGAGGTATCGATGAGCACCGGAACCGACCGGATCACCCCGCCGAAGCCCGCGTGGTGGAAGTGGCTGTGGGTGGGCGGCGCGGCACTGCTGGGCGCGGCGGTGGTGGTCGCGGTGACCGTGGTGGTCCCCGCGATCAACCAGGCCTCGCGCACCTGCGACGAGGGCGTGGAGCAGCGCGGGGAACTCTCGGAGTGCACCGGCGTCACCGACGGGCGGTACGTGTTCGCCCCGGACCTGGCGGACGTGCAGGGCCGCATCCGGGCGGAGAACGACGCCGTGGCCGCCTCGGGCAAGCCGTACGTCAGCGTCGCGGTGTTCCTGCCGATGACGCTGGCGGAGGAGGACATCCTCTCGCCGGAGTGGGTCCGCCACCAGTTGCAGGGCGCCTACCTGGCCCAGTTCCGGGCCAACCGCGGGACTTGGGGCGGCAGCGCGCCGATGATCCGGCTGCTGCTGGCCAACCCGGGCAGCAGGCTGGCCCAGTGGGAGCCGGTGGTCGCCGAACTGGAGCGGCGGATCGAGCCGGAGCACCTGGTCGCGGTCACCGGCATCGGGCTGAGCCTGGACGAGGCCCGGCGCGCGATGACCCGGCTGTCCGAGCTGAACGTCCCGATCATCGGCTCGCACCTCGCGGCCGACGAACTGTCGCAGATCCCCGGGTTCCTGCGGGTCTCGCCGACCAGTTCGACCTACGCCAAGTCCGCAGCGAACTACATCAAGCCCACCGCGCGCACGGCGATGCTGGTGCGGGACAGCAATCCCGGCGACCTCTACCCGAAGACCCTGGCCGACGCGTTCACCGCCCAGTTCGCCGACGCCGAGCACCAGTTCGTCGGCCGTCCCGAGCTGTACAACTCGACCCTGCCCGGGGTGGAGAACACCTTCCTGCAGATGATGCCGAACCTGTGCGGCAACGACCCGGACGTCGTCTACTTCGCCGGCCGGGAGAACCACCTGACCGCGTTCATCGCCGAACTGGCCAACCGCCGGTGCCTCGACCAGCCGATCACCGTGCTGACCGGCGACCTCGCGCTGGTCGAAGCCCCCGACGCGGCGATGCGGCGGGGGCTGGAGGCGAACGTGACCGTGCTGGCGCCGGGGCTGGCGCACCCGCAGGCGTGGACCACCACGCCGGAGCAGTTCAACGGCGGCTCGGTCGCCGGGTTCGAGGAGCCGGGCTGCACCGACTGCTTCCGGGCCATGTTCCCCGACGACCGCCTCGACGACGGCGTCGCGATCCTGGCCCACGACGCGATGCTGAGCGCGGTGTGGGCGATCCGGCACTCGGTGGCGAACCCGGGGAGCAAGGTGACCGCGAAGGACGTGCTGCAGGTGCGGAACCGGCTGCACGGGGAGCTGGCCGTGCCGGGCGCCAGCGGCGACATCTCCTTCGACGAACGGGGAGACCCGGTGAACAAGGCCGTGCCGATCCTGCGCGTCCGGGTGGACGACACCCCGGAGTTCCTGGCACTGGCCGCCCCCGGCGAGTGACATCCGTGGTCCGACGGCGGGTGGTCAAGTCGTCTGCTTGACTGCCTCCCGTGCCGTCCGTTCGTGCTGCCTCCGTCGAAGCGGAGTCGCTCGCGGTGGTCGGCCGGTTCGCCGGGCTGGCCAGGGGTGCCGGACTGCTGGTGATCAGCGTGTTCGGCGTGCTCGCCACCCCGGCGGGCGCGCTCCCGCTCGCCTTCGGGCTCCTCGCGCTGGCGCTGCTCACCGCGGCCGTCGAGGTGTACGCCTCCCGCACCGGCCGAGGCAGGCGGGCCGCCTTCGTGCTCGCGCTGGTCCGCGCGGCGGCGATCGGCGCGACCCAGGTGGCCACCGCGCCCGAGCCGGGCGAGCTGAACCAGTGGGCGCTCAACGTCCTCACCATCACCGCGATCACGCTGCAGTGGGAGTGGCCGCCGCGCGTCACCGTGCCCGCGGTCGCCTGCCTGCTGGTGGTCCAGCTCCTGCCGCTCACCCCGGAGGACGGCGTCGGCGTGGTGCTGCGGGTGCTGATCGAGAGCGTCCTCGCGCGGCTCGCGTTCCTGTTGCTGCTGCGCTCGACCCGCCAGGTCGACCGCCTGCGCGAGCGGCGGATCCGGCTCGAACGCGAGGAGTTCCTGGCCGTCGAACGGCGGCGGCAGGAGCGCGAGTACCTGGCCGTGCTGCACGACACCGCGTCCGCCACCTTCCTGATGGTCGCGCAACGCGGCGAGACCGCCGACCCGGCGAAGGTCGCCGAGTACGCCCGCCGCGACCTGCGCATCCTCACCGGCGAGACCGGCCACGACAGCATGGTCGAGCTGGAATCTTCGTTGCGCGGGGTGCTGGAGCAGAGCCCGGTGCGCGTCAACGCGCGGTGGTCGACGGTGCCGTTGCTGCCCGCGTCCGTCGCGCTGGCGCTGGTGCGCTCGGTGCGTGAGGCGCTGGTGAACGTCGAGCGGCACGCGGGCGTGACCGAAGCCGTGCTGACCGTGGAAGACGGCGTCCGTGTGACCGTCCGCGACACCGGCCGCGGGTTCGACCCGGCCGAGGTGCGGCCGCACCGGCGCGGCATCCGCGGTTCGCTCGTCGAGCGGATGGCCGCGGTGGGCGGCCGGGCGACGGTGACCTCCGCGCCGGGTGCGGGGACCACGGTGGAACTGGTGTGGCCCGATGACTGAGACCGAAGCCGGGCGGGTGCTCGCCGTGTGCCGGATCGCGCTGCTCGTGGTGGTCGCCGGGATCCAGCCGGTGCTGAGCCTGCCCGGCGTGCACGGGACCGCCGACTGGTCCGCGTTCTTCGCGCTGGCCGGGGTGACCGTGGTGGCCGCGTGCTGGGTGCTGCGCGGGCGCGCGGTGCCGATGCCGGTCGCGCTGGCGGGGGCGGTCGTGGTGCTGGCGGCGTCGGCGGTGGCCACCTGGGTGGTGCCGCCGGACGAGCTGTTCGGGGACCAGCACTGGTCCTTCGGCCTGGCGGGCTGGCACCTGCTGGTGTTGTTGCTGGACCGGCCCGCGTTCGCCGTCGGGGCGCTCGCGATGCAGGTGGCGGTGAACCTTGGACGTCTGGTCACCACCACGCCAGCCGATCGCGCCGAGATCGGCGGGGGTGGCGATCGTGGTGCTCAGCGTGATCAGCTTCCAGCTGGCCACGCTCGCGCTGGTGCGGCTGGTCTACCGGCGGGCGCGGCAGGCCGCCGACGCCGCCGCCGAGCGTGACCGGCTGGCCAACCGCAAGGCGCTCGCCGAACAGCTGGAGGTCGATCAGCGCCTCCGGTTCGCCGGTCAGCTCGGCGCCACCCTGCCGTTGCTGGCCGCGCTGGCCGACTCCACAGTGGACCCGCGGGCCGAGGAGACCCGGCAGCGGTGCGTGCTGGCGGCCACCCAGCTGCGGCGGCTGTTCGCCGAGAACGACGACGTGCCCGATCCGCTGGTGCACGAGGTCTCGGCCTGCGTCGACTTCGCGGAGCGCCGGGGGCTGACCGTGGCGCTGGCGGTCAGCGGCGAGCCGACGCCGGTGCCGACCGCGGTCCGCCGGGAACTGACGTCCCCGCTGATGACCGCGCTGGTGGGGGCCCGGTCGCAGGCGCGGGTGAGCGTGCTGCGCGGCGGTGACGAGGTCCGGGTCGCGGTGATCACCGATGGTGAACCAGGGAAGCCGGGTGAGTCACCGCACGGCAGCCCGCGGGTGCGGGTCGAGTGCCACACACTGGGAGAGCGGCTGTGGATGGAGGCGAAATGGCGTTCGGGACCGACTTGACCGCGGTGGTGATCGACGACCACCCCGCCGTGCGGGCCGGGGTGGTGCACTGGCTGTCCTCGGGCACCCCGCCGATCCGGGTGGTCGCCGAGGGCGAGGACGTGCGCGTCGCGTGGATGGGTGACGGCGCGGTGGCGGACGTGGTGATCCTCGACCTGCACCTGAACAGCACCACCCCGGCCATGGGCGACCTGCGCCGGCTGACCGAGGCCGGCCGCCGGGTGGTGGTCTACTCGATGCGCGCCGACGACGACATCGCCTTGCAGTGCCTCGAACTCGGCGCGCTGTGCTACCTCACCAAGGCTGAGGGCGACCAGCACCTCGTCGAGGCCGTCCGCGCCGCCGCCGGTGACCGGGCGTACACACCGCCGTCCCTCGCCGGGGCACTGGCGGGTGACCGGTCGGACCGGCGCCCGGCGCTCTCGGCCAGGGAGACCGAGGTGCTCATCGAGTGGTTCCAGTCGGAGTCGAAGGAGTTCGTCGCGC from the Amycolatopsis magusensis genome contains:
- a CDS encoding sensor histidine kinase, with the protein product MPSVRAASVEAESLAVVGRFAGLARGAGLLVISVFGVLATPAGALPLAFGLLALALLTAAVEVYASRTGRGRRAAFVLALVRAAAIGATQVATAPEPGELNQWALNVLTITAITLQWEWPPRVTVPAVACLLVVQLLPLTPEDGVGVVLRVLIESVLARLAFLLLLRSTRQVDRLRERRIRLEREEFLAVERRRQEREYLAVLHDTASATFLMVAQRGETADPAKVAEYARRDLRILTGETGHDSMVELESSLRGVLEQSPVRVNARWSTVPLLPASVALALVRSVREALVNVERHAGVTEAVLTVEDGVRVTVRDTGRGFDPAEVRPHRRGIRGSLVERMAAVGGRATVTSAPGAGTTVELVWPDD
- a CDS encoding ABC transporter substrate-binding protein; the encoded protein is MSTGTDRITPPKPAWWKWLWVGGAALLGAAVVVAVTVVVPAINQASRTCDEGVEQRGELSECTGVTDGRYVFAPDLADVQGRIRAENDAVAASGKPYVSVAVFLPMTLAEEDILSPEWVRHQLQGAYLAQFRANRGTWGGSAPMIRLLLANPGSRLAQWEPVVAELERRIEPEHLVAVTGIGLSLDEARRAMTRLSELNVPIIGSHLAADELSQIPGFLRVSPTSSTYAKSAANYIKPTARTAMLVRDSNPGDLYPKTLADAFTAQFADAEHQFVGRPELYNSTLPGVENTFLQMMPNLCGNDPDVVYFAGRENHLTAFIAELANRRCLDQPITVLTGDLALVEAPDAAMRRGLEANVTVLAPGLAHPQAWTTTPEQFNGGSVAGFEEPGCTDCFRAMFPDDRLDDGVAILAHDAMLSAVWAIRHSVANPGSKVTAKDVLQVRNRLHGELAVPGASGDISFDERGDPVNKAVPILRVRVDDTPEFLALAAPGE
- a CDS encoding acyl-CoA thioesterase, whose protein sequence is MVSEYPFVQSVPLRWKDNDVYGHVNNVVHYSLMDTVINTWLIEQGGLDIEHGAVIGLCVESHCNYRGSVSFPGSLEVGLRVGHLGRSSVRYEIGMFSGAGELIAEGHFVHVFVDRESRRPVEVDGSLRKSLEALITAV
- a CDS encoding alpha/beta fold hydrolase codes for the protein MSFSSTGRVATPVLDIAYEQAGDPGGTPVVLLHGFPYDVRAYDEVAGVLAERGAFVVAPYLRGFGGTSFRDPATVRSGQQGALAQDLLDLLDGLGIEKAVVAGYDWGGRAACIAAALWPERVAGLVSVDGYNVQNLAYAGEPAPPEWESTYWYQYYFHSERGRRGLERNREELCGLLWRQWSPEWTGAAEAFPASAPSLHNPDFVDVVIHSYRHRYGLADGDPRYQDIEDRLAAEPPITVPSVVLESGADGIGGPSAAEDREYFTGAYTHRLLPGIGHNVPQESPHPFADAVTTLLP
- a CDS encoding response regulator transcription factor, yielding MAFGTDLTAVVIDDHPAVRAGVVHWLSSGTPPIRVVAEGEDVRVAWMGDGAVADVVILDLHLNSTTPAMGDLRRLTEAGRRVVVYSMRADDDIALQCLELGALCYLTKAEGDQHLVEAVRAAAGDRAYTPPSLAGALAGDRSDRRPALSARETEVLIEWFQSESKEFVAHRLGISPNTVNSHLERIRIKYAQIGREAPTKAALVARAIQDGLIGVSDL
- a CDS encoding glucan 1,4-alpha-glucosidase, coding for MTRSRMRTAATLLSFSLLALPAHAASAAAEAPGAPGTGAAWTTGGKEGFGTSATTASKVWFTLGQGISHEVYYPTVDVANVQDLQYVVSDGAGFTQLERDHTTKQVVLTDPRSLSYRQVNTAANGRYRITKTHTADPARATVLVQTRFEVLSGGPLQLYALYNPSLNNSGMGDTGATSGGQLVASDGPVSSALAASTGFTKLTSGYSGSASDGYVDLSGNHALDTQYDSASTPGNLVQLGQIPVGTDTTFTLALGFGDNRGAASANASASLAGGFAAADTAYRSGWNAYLSSLDAVPGSITGGGLTTQYNVALMTLKAHEDKTYLGANVASLTNPWGEAKDGNGTGDCGYHAVWSRDLYQVSTAQIAAGDTAAANRSADYLFNVQQRPDGSFPQNTRLDGTNCWTSLQLDEVAFPIVLVWQLNRFDAAMWAKVKKSADFLVSRGPSTPQERWEENGGYSPSTIAAEIAGLICAADIAERNGDTASANTYRTTADQWQAQVSGWTFTTSGPLGDGRYFERIDGNGNPNDGQNIFIQNGGGNHDERSIIDAGFLELVRLGVKPPADPDVAASLPEVDSTLKVTTPNGPMWYRYNHDGYGETASGGPYTGAGVGRLWPLLTGERGEYELANGRSATTHLTTMAAAANPGYLIPEQVWDRASTGGFTFGEGTGSATPLAWSMAQFVRLAHSIDAGAPVETPSVVKQRYANGCANASANFSVHATTTWGQSLFVVGDRPELGSWNPANAVPLSSASYPLWTATVGVPKGTAFQYKYLRKEGGAVTWESGANRAATATGCALGLNDTWRS